A window from Synechococcus sp. RSCCF101 encodes these proteins:
- a CDS encoding DUF3104 domain-containing protein, with protein MPSPTDALRQADPTAFLRVQVGDTVLVEDPVLPGETASTWVGLVIHAEGGARGPEHSYFQIADVDTGLVKTLSADAVVAVVQAVGQQQ; from the coding sequence GTGCCGTCTCCCACCGATGCGCTCAGACAGGCTGATCCGACCGCCTTCCTTCGGGTGCAGGTGGGCGACACGGTGCTGGTGGAGGATCCCGTTCTGCCCGGAGAGACAGCCTCGACCTGGGTGGGGCTGGTGATCCACGCCGAAGGCGGCGCCCGAGGGCCGGAGCACTCCTACTTCCAGATCGCAGACGTGGACACCGGCCTCGTGAAGACTCTCTCCGCCGATGCGGTGGTGGCGGTGGTGCAGGCCGTCGGGCAGCAGCAGTAA
- the glsA gene encoding glutaminase A: MLTQDKERKGMSASPQPPRNEDEQRLFDSLDLNHDGRVSLRTLQHVLRLAGIDPNRSQLASSFARIAALTPEQQSGMDATTLLECIRSNISLFTRVVQGRVTIPDFHLFSNQIRQLYSECLANSGGANAAYIPELRDADPDRFAVAVVTVDGQQLLLGDCEARFSAQSTCKTINYCLAVEQNGLARVHAHVGREPSGRVFNELTLNGAGLPHNPMINAGAMMVCSLVERGLPVDQRLEAVRAAWQRLCGGEPVGFDASVWRSESGTAHRNWALAHYMMEKGAFPDETDLNATLDLYFRTCSLQVNSLQMATLASTLAKGGTNPITNDRLFTPLTVQACLSLMSSCGMYDYSGEWAFRVGLPAKSGVSGAVMVVVPNVMGICIFSPRLDGCGNSVRGVQFAKALVDRFSLHAFDSIDLRSTKLNPLVSYIQIESQEKATFIEAASHGDIMAVEHLLSMGADPSAPDYDGRTALHLAAAEGHCDVVHLLLDQGADALALDRWGNTPLDDALQFGQSEVMALLQARSRPGRHDGAMRSQQRFRVQNQVTTDLIAFIWAASLGDLTSMRRFFARGVNPNHSDYDGRTALHLAASEGHGGVVRFLLGYGASRTARDRWGNTPLDDAVREGRSSTARLLRPTP, encoded by the coding sequence GTGCTGACGCAGGACAAGGAACGCAAGGGTATGTCGGCCTCGCCGCAGCCGCCCCGCAATGAGGACGAGCAGCGCCTGTTTGATTCGCTGGATCTCAATCACGACGGCCGGGTGTCGCTGCGCACGCTGCAGCATGTGTTGCGTCTGGCAGGAATCGATCCGAACCGATCACAGCTGGCGTCCTCCTTTGCCCGAATCGCGGCGCTGACGCCGGAGCAGCAATCCGGCATGGATGCCACAACCCTGCTGGAGTGCATCCGCTCCAACATCTCCCTGTTCACGCGTGTGGTGCAGGGTCGCGTCACCATTCCGGACTTTCATCTGTTCTCCAACCAGATCCGCCAGCTCTACAGCGAGTGTCTGGCCAACAGCGGCGGTGCCAATGCGGCTTACATCCCCGAGCTTCGAGATGCGGATCCCGATCGCTTCGCGGTGGCGGTGGTCACGGTGGACGGCCAGCAGCTCCTGCTCGGTGACTGTGAAGCGCGCTTCAGTGCCCAGAGCACCTGCAAGACCATCAACTACTGCCTGGCGGTGGAGCAGAACGGCCTGGCCAGGGTGCACGCCCACGTGGGCCGCGAGCCGTCCGGCCGGGTGTTCAACGAGCTGACCCTCAACGGCGCCGGTCTGCCACACAATCCGATGATCAATGCGGGCGCGATGATGGTGTGCTCGCTGGTCGAGCGTGGGCTGCCCGTGGATCAGCGTCTCGAGGCCGTGCGCGCCGCCTGGCAGCGGCTGTGCGGCGGCGAACCGGTGGGCTTCGATGCGTCGGTCTGGCGTTCGGAGTCGGGCACGGCGCACCGGAACTGGGCTCTGGCCCACTACATGATGGAAAAGGGCGCGTTTCCGGACGAGACGGATCTGAATGCCACGCTCGATTTGTACTTCCGCACCTGCTCGCTGCAGGTCAACAGCCTCCAGATGGCCACACTGGCCAGCACCCTGGCCAAGGGAGGCACCAATCCCATCACCAACGACCGCCTCTTCACGCCCCTCACCGTGCAGGCCTGCCTGTCGTTGATGAGCAGCTGCGGCATGTACGACTACAGCGGTGAATGGGCCTTCCGCGTGGGGCTGCCGGCCAAATCAGGCGTGTCCGGCGCTGTGATGGTGGTGGTTCCCAACGTGATGGGGATCTGCATCTTCTCGCCCCGCCTGGATGGCTGCGGCAACAGCGTGCGTGGCGTGCAGTTCGCCAAGGCTCTGGTGGATCGCTTCAGCCTGCATGCCTTCGATTCGATTGATCTGCGCAGCACCAAGCTCAACCCCTTGGTGAGTTACATCCAGATCGAATCCCAGGAGAAGGCCACCTTCATCGAAGCCGCCAGCCACGGCGACATCATGGCGGTGGAGCATCTGCTCTCCATGGGTGCCGATCCTTCCGCACCCGATTACGACGGCCGCACGGCTCTGCATTTGGCTGCCGCTGAGGGGCACTGCGATGTGGTGCACCTGCTGCTGGATCAGGGTGCCGACGCGCTGGCGCTCGATCGCTGGGGCAACACCCCCCTGGATGATGCGCTCCAGTTCGGCCAGAGCGAGGTGATGGCGCTGCTGCAAGCCCGCTCACGCCCTGGCCGGCACGACGGGGCCATGCGGTCGCAGCAGCGCTTCCGGGTGCAGAACCAGGTCACGACCGACCTGATCGCCTTCATCTGGGCCGCCAGCCTGGGTGATCTGACCAGCATGCGCCGGTTTTTCGCCCGCGGCGTGAACCCCAACCACTCCGACTACGACGGCCGCACGGCCCTGCACCTCGCGGCATCGGAAGGGCACGGAGGCGTGGTGCGTTTCCTGCTGGGCTACGGCGCCAGCCGCACGGCCCGCGACCGCTGGGGCAACACGCCGCTGGACGATGCAGTGCGGGAAGGCCGCAGCAGCACCGCCCGCCTGCTGCGGCCGACTCCTTAA
- a CDS encoding GIY-YIG nuclease family protein has product MARRPRARWLGDDRGGLIKTVPSIKDPDKIDIYTVFWRDLDNKEKGTIWIYHSASLMKEGGFQADEDIPWRLKGQSPSIIRAKGKKWEAIYSSGERYKFLSSPMATKAIMADIAKRWKNPPHMLKPESGSAFAVKTLDEDTSSYVYLVQLMTFDMTISGRSYYKIGKARSIPKRIKQFGPCRLLASLRLQDEESSLRAEARLHKEFASLRRPDTEIFCMNDQELQRVVAEFDLYDATTQAFERCSSSRDDVTM; this is encoded by the coding sequence ATGGCTAGACGACCGAGAGCTAGATGGCTTGGCGATGACCGAGGTGGACTGATAAAAACAGTCCCAAGCATCAAGGATCCCGACAAGATCGACATATATACTGTCTTCTGGCGCGACCTCGACAACAAAGAGAAAGGAACGATCTGGATCTACCATTCAGCCTCGCTCATGAAAGAAGGTGGCTTCCAGGCTGATGAAGACATCCCCTGGAGACTGAAGGGCCAAAGCCCATCGATCATCAGAGCCAAGGGCAAGAAGTGGGAGGCGATTTACTCAAGCGGTGAGCGATACAAGTTTTTGTCCAGTCCGATGGCGACCAAAGCCATCATGGCTGATATAGCAAAGCGGTGGAAGAACCCACCTCATATGCTGAAACCCGAGAGTGGCTCTGCTTTCGCTGTTAAGACCTTAGACGAGGATACCTCTAGCTATGTATACCTTGTGCAGTTGATGACGTTTGATATGACCATCAGCGGAAGAAGCTACTACAAGATAGGCAAGGCCAGATCAATTCCTAAGAGGATAAAACAGTTTGGCCCTTGTCGCTTGCTTGCGTCGCTGAGGCTCCAGGACGAGGAGTCCAGCTTGAGAGCAGAAGCAAGGCTGCACAAAGAGTTCGCCAGCCTAAGGCGGCCCGACACAGAAATCTTTTGCATGAACGATCAAGAGCTACAGAGGGTGGTTGCAGAGTTCGATCTTTACGACGCTACAACCCAGGCATTCGAGCGGTGCTCCTCAAGCCGCGATGATGTGACAATGTGA
- a CDS encoding calcium-binding protein produces the protein MTTPSPIANQFIVDADGVVNFSDLTDTIDVDAGYETIRGQWFRLFNGNDSFTGTSFDSPGWDNQGNGNKGSDTMFGKGNSRDYFIGGMEADSLYGDVGGADWLNGNKGNDTVVGSNNGKSILRGGQDNDDLIGGTNRDILIGDLGSDELWGNGGSDFFVMRTDATAAGANLTPNLAEADVIKDYDVTSDYLVLPGVSSLADLVVVANGANTVLGVNDGGLQIAALVEGVAPGAIDPGRLIVGTLADQILASANPGSFAGAPDLIDSFGLV, from the coding sequence ATGACAACTCCAAGCCCGATCGCCAACCAATTCATCGTTGACGCCGATGGCGTCGTCAACTTTTCCGATCTCACCGACACGATTGATGTCGATGCCGGTTATGAGACCATTCGAGGCCAGTGGTTCCGTCTTTTCAACGGCAACGACAGCTTCACCGGCACCAGCTTTGACTCTCCCGGCTGGGACAACCAGGGGAATGGCAACAAAGGCTCTGACACCATGTTCGGCAAAGGCAACAGCCGCGACTACTTCATCGGCGGGATGGAGGCCGATTCCCTCTACGGTGATGTCGGCGGTGCCGACTGGCTGAACGGCAACAAGGGCAACGACACTGTGGTCGGCTCCAACAACGGTAAATCGATCCTCAGGGGAGGGCAGGACAACGATGACCTCATCGGTGGGACCAACCGTGACATCCTCATTGGCGACCTCGGCAGTGATGAGCTCTGGGGGAACGGAGGCAGCGACTTCTTCGTGATGCGTACGGATGCCACAGCGGCTGGTGCCAATCTCACGCCCAACCTCGCCGAGGCGGATGTCATCAAGGACTACGACGTCACCAGTGACTATCTGGTGCTCCCGGGAGTCAGTTCGCTTGCCGATCTGGTGGTCGTCGCCAACGGCGCCAACACCGTTCTGGGCGTGAACGATGGTGGCCTGCAGATCGCTGCTCTGGTGGAGGGAGTGGCCCCCGGGGCCATCGACCCTGGCCGCCTGATCGTGGGCACGCTCGCGGATCAGATCCTTGCTAGTGCCAATCCCGGCAGCTTCGCCGGCGCCCCCGACCTCATCGACAGCTTTGGGTTGGTCTGA
- a CDS encoding patatin-like phospholipase family protein yields MSGNSRPSGQGSRAPEVCEAPEWADLQLHGIRLRLVARLVLRSGTIPATSRRVLCTHHHRRPVSPDARPGRAGGGLRAPNRGATHDLHTFPGHPENNSGHNWDLRPDTGAFGAGVLAGWSEAGDRPDFKIVTGISTGSLQATFAFLGPEHDADLAALYTRTSTEDIYTERDLLSALLRESMWDTAPLQRLLERHITSELLDAVAARHARGHRLFVGTANMDTDAFTIWDMGAIASSGRPDRLERYRQVLLASASIPVLFPPVYFPVQIDGRTYHEMHVDGGIQAQLFLRGFMLDIIDGIERERRDAPSEWSVYLIRNGWINEAIVRDVVEPSSIAIASATIDQLVELSNDASLFRAYMLAERRDLDFHLAAIPDGAFPGFDALRFDTGAMQELYDFAYNAARTGYDWEARPPSLDRREWVRP; encoded by the coding sequence GTGTCGGGAAATAGCCGACCTAGCGGCCAAGGCTCCCGCGCTCCCGAAGTCTGTGAAGCGCCTGAGTGGGCAGACCTTCAATTACACGGTATACGACTACGACTAGTCGCGCGACTAGTCCTACGGTCCGGCACAATTCCTGCAACAAGTCGCCGTGTCCTCTGCACCCACCACCATCGCCGGCCAGTCAGCCCGGACGCACGCCCTGGCCGAGCAGGAGGGGGGCTGAGGGCCCCAAACAGGGGAGCTACACACGATCTGCACACCTTTCCCGGGCATCCGGAGAACAACTCAGGACACAACTGGGATCTCAGGCCCGACACCGGCGCCTTCGGAGCGGGGGTGCTGGCGGGCTGGAGCGAGGCCGGTGACCGGCCGGACTTCAAGATCGTGACCGGCATCAGCACCGGCTCCCTGCAGGCGACCTTCGCCTTTCTCGGCCCGGAGCACGACGCCGATCTGGCCGCGCTCTACACGCGCACCAGCACCGAGGACATCTACACCGAGCGCGATCTGCTGAGCGCCCTGCTGCGGGAATCGATGTGGGACACGGCGCCGCTGCAGCGCCTGCTGGAGCGCCACATCACGAGCGAGCTGCTCGATGCGGTGGCGGCCCGGCACGCCCGCGGCCATCGCCTGTTCGTGGGCACCGCGAACATGGACACCGATGCCTTCACCATCTGGGACATGGGGGCGATCGCCAGCAGCGGGCGGCCCGACCGGCTGGAGCGCTACCGGCAGGTGCTGCTGGCCTCCGCCTCGATTCCGGTGCTGTTCCCGCCGGTGTACTTCCCGGTGCAGATCGACGGGCGCACGTATCACGAGATGCATGTGGATGGCGGCATCCAGGCGCAGCTGTTTCTGCGGGGATTCATGCTCGACATCATCGACGGAATCGAACGGGAGCGCCGCGATGCGCCATCGGAATGGTCGGTGTACCTGATCCGCAACGGGTGGATCAATGAGGCGATCGTGCGGGATGTGGTGGAGCCTTCATCGATCGCCATCGCATCGGCCACGATCGATCAGCTGGTGGAACTGAGCAACGATGCCAGCCTGTTCCGCGCCTACATGCTCGCCGAGCGCCGCGATCTGGACTTCCATCTGGCAGCGATTCCCGACGGGGCCTTCCCGGGTTTCGATGCCCTGCGCTTCGACACCGGCGCCATGCAGGAGCTCTATGACTTCGCCTACAACGCAGCCCGCACCGGCTACGACTGGGAAGCCCGTCCGCCCAGCCTGGACCGGAGGGAGTGGGTCCGGCCCTGA
- a CDS encoding DNA polymerase — MDTSGWLTPEDRAYLLEAGIDPWVTEGQVWSIQGPGDLPATLGRYVHQLPALGFVWKTFGGRAFAQLRSTKLLKDEAHPEKGRGGYRFPFQIQMGLGILPSQRPLVADPAKLLVIIEGTKQSLAGASALARSPLAGEAVAVRLAGCWGWKIGKAKGGGEIDCLDQIPFEGRQVVVIPDGDVAHKAGVHKGISGLQAALRKRGAARVAVVSIPAEEGENTGLDDHLAALAPSERGAEIVRLIEAAREEVPGAEELDPDSLPAKQRLDLVHDEAAELQADRSVVSTDRIPLLRARSQELHLRLTDGELQRAIWAARRAARGAFDAMAPGEVVAGQDAEWGWEGLLLRGCLNLLLGLPKSGKTSLVMDLLARWHRGETEFLGLPLIGPCPPVLVVGVDMPEADWRRLLRQVDLIGPDNVLREPIVGLFHKGRPLTLDPEGVERIASYAEQHPGLWIIGDSYAELTRGLGVEEKDADFAEPASDLLEEVLPLGATLVLLHHMGKALSGGAASEASRGTTALPALASQLLKITGVAKGDNWADDRRRILSSDGRGGEPVQLVMERRDGVWVSHGSAEGVQREQRLKDQEGKLNDRQQDALSVVRQRWEHHGQRTAAKQAAEALGLPGANALRSIRRNLEQLERKGFLESRVVPTDDSQEREFWPVGATPQGSSGEPAAPAEEPSQPEESEGPAPDPAPPTDRQVLLLGAVRRRWEDHGQRTTAKQAVADLGLTNKAARNVLWRNLQQLSRRGLLESQVVATSKTKEEEFWPSNATPATPSEEPEPTPSEPEQGPKTAEAGVLLPNPVLPVPPGATSGEDTPQAGVSPTPATSVLSSPWEQGGDTKDRFYVFPRARGEGVGGEDTPAPPRTHVAGERTPQTAPATTGWNPPPSALEPRPQATHDRLLSLVRQRWQAGQLTSPADATEAGLPDPLPALERLTSWGHLEEAEPQRFRPSATTDSPSPPKPRRSAEPKADDPGYLDFHTAPDIEAPTPAPYEGPLPEGVVYVSTAEALPDPDLLPRILAFDLESFSARTDLWRHVGALFPFLGGRIRTAQLALPGRETYVVDVAVIGAPAIEWLRALARNPHRTLIGHNLLFDATHLIAAGIRPLCKWWDTMLASQLIGDLPSHSLEAVASNYLERPLDKTEQASQWGGALTPEQVAYAARDAQILRPLFHALCGALDRTGQREAHRLECGMVSACADGQEAGLAIDTEALAQVEAAALTSHTAKAAELHALLGISNYRSAPQLHPALEAACGAPLVEWKVDKASGERVDKPSTSSDTLRPFAALPAVALLLELRDLDQTLKETAWLRRDAAHCGGRTRPSYRILGATTGRTTTSAQLGSSSKLRSVPSDNQRFGPTAQKAGQPKPVKLPQLGFNFQGLTGRSKAALVADPGHELIDLDWSSIEVRLQASQRLYRDSGQRRILFEGLDPHCVIASQVCGREITKADPERASIGKVSNFSLSYGCGVRSLRAQLAAAQGRKVNAREAQRVYAAWHNFHPEISARMDRYGSSNVFEERSVSGRRVRLQSRAVDPATGKLRTFPLSRPNGINFPIQASGKDLLADAVGELWQRLDAFPGVRVVGLIHDEILLHCPEHCSEDVKRLALEVMTSARLKIKYLGDIPLEADASIGPSWGEVH; from the coding sequence GTGGACACCAGCGGTTGGCTCACCCCCGAGGACCGCGCCTATCTGCTGGAGGCCGGGATTGACCCGTGGGTGACTGAGGGGCAGGTGTGGTCCATCCAAGGGCCTGGGGACCTCCCTGCCACCCTCGGGCGATACGTGCACCAGCTGCCGGCCCTGGGGTTTGTCTGGAAGACCTTTGGCGGCCGGGCGTTCGCCCAGCTGCGCTCGACAAAGCTCCTCAAGGATGAGGCCCACCCGGAGAAGGGTCGGGGCGGTTACCGCTTCCCGTTCCAGATCCAGATGGGGCTGGGGATCCTCCCGAGCCAGCGCCCCCTGGTGGCGGATCCCGCCAAGCTGCTGGTCATCATCGAGGGCACAAAGCAGAGCCTGGCGGGGGCCTCTGCCCTGGCCCGCAGCCCCCTGGCCGGCGAAGCCGTCGCCGTGCGCCTGGCCGGCTGCTGGGGCTGGAAGATCGGCAAAGCCAAGGGCGGCGGCGAGATCGACTGCCTGGATCAGATCCCCTTTGAGGGCCGCCAAGTGGTGGTCATCCCCGATGGCGACGTGGCCCACAAGGCCGGAGTCCACAAGGGAATCTCCGGGCTCCAGGCGGCCCTGCGGAAGCGCGGCGCCGCCCGGGTGGCCGTGGTCTCCATCCCGGCCGAGGAGGGCGAGAACACCGGGCTGGATGACCACCTGGCCGCCCTGGCCCCCAGCGAGCGCGGCGCGGAGATCGTGCGCCTGATCGAGGCGGCCCGGGAGGAGGTGCCCGGGGCCGAGGAGCTGGACCCCGACAGTCTCCCGGCCAAGCAGCGCCTGGACCTTGTCCACGACGAGGCGGCCGAGCTGCAGGCCGACCGCTCCGTGGTTTCCACCGACCGGATCCCGCTGCTTCGGGCCCGCTCTCAGGAGCTGCATCTCCGCCTCACCGATGGGGAGCTGCAGCGGGCGATCTGGGCCGCTCGCCGCGCCGCCCGCGGGGCCTTTGACGCCATGGCCCCCGGGGAGGTGGTGGCCGGCCAGGACGCCGAGTGGGGCTGGGAGGGGCTGCTCCTCCGTGGCTGCCTCAACCTGCTTCTCGGCCTGCCCAAGTCGGGCAAGACCTCACTGGTGATGGATCTGCTCGCCCGCTGGCACCGGGGCGAGACCGAGTTCCTGGGCCTGCCCCTGATCGGCCCCTGCCCGCCGGTGCTGGTGGTGGGCGTGGACATGCCAGAGGCCGACTGGCGGCGCCTCCTGCGGCAGGTGGATCTGATCGGCCCCGACAACGTTCTTCGGGAGCCGATCGTGGGTCTGTTCCACAAGGGCCGACCGCTGACCCTGGACCCCGAGGGCGTGGAGCGGATCGCCAGCTATGCCGAGCAGCACCCCGGCCTCTGGATCATCGGGGACTCCTATGCCGAGCTGACCCGGGGCCTCGGGGTCGAAGAGAAGGACGCCGACTTTGCCGAGCCCGCCTCCGACCTCCTCGAGGAGGTGCTCCCTCTTGGCGCCACCCTGGTGCTGCTGCATCACATGGGCAAGGCTTTGTCCGGGGGCGCCGCCTCCGAGGCCAGCCGAGGGACCACCGCCCTGCCGGCCCTGGCCTCCCAGCTCCTCAAGATCACGGGCGTGGCCAAGGGGGACAACTGGGCCGACGACCGTCGCCGGATCCTCTCCTCAGACGGCCGTGGCGGGGAGCCGGTCCAGCTGGTGATGGAGCGCCGGGACGGGGTGTGGGTCTCCCATGGGTCCGCCGAGGGGGTGCAGCGAGAGCAGCGACTCAAGGATCAGGAGGGCAAGCTCAACGACCGCCAGCAGGACGCCCTGTCGGTGGTCCGCCAGCGGTGGGAGCACCACGGCCAGAGGACAGCGGCCAAGCAGGCTGCCGAGGCGCTGGGGCTTCCTGGGGCCAACGCCCTCCGGTCCATCCGGCGGAACCTGGAGCAGCTGGAGCGGAAGGGCTTCCTGGAGAGCCGGGTGGTCCCGACTGACGACTCCCAGGAGCGTGAGTTCTGGCCGGTTGGCGCCACCCCACAGGGCTCCTCTGGCGAGCCTGCTGCGCCCGCAGAGGAGCCCTCCCAGCCCGAGGAGAGCGAGGGGCCTGCCCCTGACCCGGCACCCCCCACCGACCGCCAGGTCCTCCTGCTGGGCGCGGTGCGCCGGAGGTGGGAGGACCACGGGCAGAGGACCACCGCCAAGCAAGCCGTGGCGGATCTGGGGCTCACGAACAAGGCCGCCCGCAACGTCCTCTGGCGGAACCTCCAGCAGCTCTCGCGGCGGGGGCTCCTGGAGAGCCAGGTGGTGGCCACGAGCAAGACAAAGGAGGAGGAGTTCTGGCCGTCCAACGCCACCCCAGCGACCCCCTCCGAGGAACCCGAGCCCACCCCCTCGGAGCCCGAACAGGGCCCCAAAACCGCAGAGGCCGGGGTATTACTCCCAAACCCTGTCCTTCCTGTCCCCCCGGGTGCAACTTCCGGAGAGGACACCCCCCAGGCCGGGGTGTCCCCCACCCCTGCAACAAGTGTCCTCTCCTCACCGTGGGAACAGGGAGGGGACACTAAGGACAGGTTTTATGTATTTCCCCGCGCGCGAGGCGAGGGGGTTGGGGGAGAGGACACCCCCGCACCCCCGAGGACACACGTTGCAGGGGAGAGGACACCCCAGACAGCTCCCGCCACCACCGGATGGAACCCGCCGCCCAGCGCGCTTGAGCCCCGCCCCCAAGCCACCCACGACCGCCTCCTCTCCCTGGTCCGCCAGCGGTGGCAAGCCGGCCAGCTGACCTCCCCCGCGGACGCAACCGAGGCCGGCCTCCCCGACCCCCTCCCCGCGCTGGAGCGCCTGACCAGCTGGGGCCATCTGGAGGAGGCCGAGCCCCAGCGGTTCCGCCCGAGCGCCACCACCGACAGCCCGTCGCCTCCCAAGCCCCGCCGCTCCGCAGAGCCCAAGGCCGACGACCCGGGTTACCTCGACTTCCACACGGCCCCGGACATCGAGGCGCCCACCCCGGCCCCTTACGAGGGGCCTCTTCCCGAGGGCGTGGTCTACGTGTCCACCGCGGAGGCTCTCCCCGACCCCGACCTCCTGCCCCGAATCCTCGCTTTCGATCTGGAGAGCTTCTCCGCCCGCACCGACCTGTGGCGCCACGTTGGAGCGTTGTTCCCGTTCCTCGGCGGCCGGATCCGCACCGCCCAGCTGGCCCTGCCCGGCCGCGAGACCTACGTGGTGGATGTGGCCGTGATCGGCGCCCCTGCCATCGAGTGGCTCCGCGCCCTGGCCAGGAACCCCCACCGGACCCTGATCGGTCACAACCTCCTCTTCGACGCCACCCACCTGATCGCTGCCGGCATCCGCCCGCTCTGCAAGTGGTGGGACACGATGCTGGCCTCCCAGCTGATCGGTGACCTTCCCAGCCACTCCCTGGAGGCGGTGGCGTCCAACTACCTGGAGCGCCCCCTGGACAAGACCGAGCAGGCGAGCCAGTGGGGCGGCGCCCTAACCCCCGAGCAGGTGGCCTACGCCGCACGGGACGCCCAGATCCTGCGCCCCCTCTTCCATGCCCTGTGCGGCGCCCTGGACCGCACCGGGCAGCGGGAGGCCCACCGCCTGGAGTGCGGCATGGTCAGCGCCTGCGCGGACGGCCAGGAGGCGGGCCTGGCGATCGACACCGAGGCCCTGGCCCAGGTGGAGGCCGCGGCCCTCACTTCCCACACCGCCAAGGCGGCCGAGCTGCACGCCCTGCTCGGGATCTCCAACTACCGCTCGGCCCCCCAGCTCCACCCGGCTCTGGAGGCGGCCTGCGGCGCCCCGCTGGTGGAGTGGAAGGTGGACAAGGCCAGCGGCGAGCGGGTGGACAAGCCCTCCACCAGCAGCGACACCCTGCGCCCCTTTGCCGCCCTCCCGGCCGTGGCCCTCCTCCTGGAGCTGCGCGACCTGGACCAGACCCTCAAGGAGACCGCCTGGCTCCGGCGGGACGCGGCGCACTGCGGGGGCCGCACCCGCCCCAGCTACCGGATCCTCGGCGCCACGACCGGCAGGACCACCACCTCGGCCCAGCTGGGATCCAGCAGCAAGCTCCGTTCGGTCCCCAGTGACAACCAACGTTTCGGCCCCACCGCCCAGAAAGCGGGCCAGCCCAAGCCGGTCAAGCTCCCCCAGCTCGGCTTCAACTTCCAGGGACTCACGGGCCGCAGCAAGGCGGCCCTGGTGGCCGACCCGGGCCACGAGCTAATCGACCTGGACTGGTCCTCCATCGAGGTGCGGCTCCAGGCGAGCCAGCGCCTGTATCGGGACTCGGGCCAGCGGCGGATCCTGTTTGAGGGCCTCGACCCCCATTGCGTGATCGCCAGCCAAGTGTGCGGCAGGGAGATCACCAAGGCCGACCCGGAACGCGCGTCCATCGGAAAAGTCAGCAACTTCAGCCTCAGTTACGGGTGCGGGGTCCGGAGCCTCCGGGCCCAGCTGGCCGCGGCCCAAGGGCGAAAGGTGAACGCCCGGGAGGCCCAACGGGTTTATGCCGCCTGGCACAACTTCCACCCCGAGATCAGCGCCCGGATGGACCGCTATGGCTCCTCGAATGTGTTCGAGGAGCGATCGGTCTCCGGCCGTCGGGTCCGGCTCCAATCCCGCGCCGTTGACCCGGCCACCGGGAAGCTGCGGACCTTCCCCCTATCCCGCCCCAACGGGATCAACTTCCCGATCCAGGCCAGCGGTAAGGACTTGCTGGCCGATGCCGTAGGCGAGCTGTGGCAACGGCTCGACGCCTTCCCCGGGGTGAGGGTTGTCGGCCTGATCCACGATGAGATTCTCCTCCACTGCCCCGAACATTGCTCCGAGGATGTGAAGCGGCTCGCTTTGGAGGTGATGACCAGCGCCCGACTGAAGATCAAGTATCTAGGCGACATTCCCCTGGAGGCAGATGCCTCCATCGGCCCCTCCTGGGGGGAGGTGCACTGA
- a CDS encoding cysteine hydrolase family protein produces the protein MDSWPDRAALLLVDLQHGTCGLDQPPRDGAFRQRFTEQTLPRLQQALALSRRHGLEVIHTVIANLTADGRDRSADYKRCGMGFAPGSRAARVIQPLRPLADELVLPKSSSSPFSSTTLDYLLRNIGIEVLIVAGLLTDQCIDHTVKDAADRGYRVICLHDACMAESLQRHQAALSCFKGYADLISVAQLAERLADSGASG, from the coding sequence ATGGACTCCTGGCCTGATCGTGCCGCCCTCCTGCTGGTGGACCTGCAGCACGGCACCTGCGGTCTCGATCAGCCGCCCCGGGATGGGGCCTTCCGGCAACGCTTCACGGAGCAGACCCTGCCGAGGCTCCAGCAGGCCCTCGCCCTCTCTCGCCGGCACGGCCTGGAGGTGATTCACACCGTGATCGCCAACCTCACGGCCGACGGACGGGACCGGAGTGCGGATTACAAACGCTGCGGCATGGGCTTCGCGCCGGGGTCCCGTGCGGCCCGGGTGATCCAGCCGCTCCGGCCGCTGGCCGATGAACTGGTGCTGCCGAAGAGTTCCTCCTCGCCCTTCTCCTCCACGACCCTGGATTACCTGCTGCGCAACATCGGCATCGAGGTGCTGATCGTGGCCGGCCTGCTCACGGACCAGTGCATCGATCACACCGTGAAGGATGCCGCCGATCGCGGCTATCGAGTGATCTGCCTGCACGATGCCTGCATGGCGGAGAGCCTCCAGCGCCATCAGGCGGCCCTGTCCTGCTTCAAGGGGTATGCCGATCTGATCAGCGTTGCCCAGCTGGCGGAGCGTCTTGCTGACTCGGGCGCGAGCGGATGA